The nucleotide sequence CTCGAAGTCGGTTTGTTGTTGAACAGATGGAAAAAAGGCTCCAGGAGCTTGAAGACGAATACGTCACCGAATTGTATAATCGGGCTTATGGAGACAATGAGTCTGCAAAGGAAAACAGCGAACTCGCAGAGGAGATGCTCTCGCTCAGTCCAGTACCGCATATGGAGGAAAAATGGTAATTTCCCAGGGTGACATCTGGTGGGCCAGCCTTTCACTACCGCAGGGGTCTGAACCCGGGCTCAGCAGGCCAGTGGTTGTAGTTCAGCGAAATGCGATCAACAGGAGCAAGTTCCAGACTATCCTGGCTGTGCCCTTGACCAGACAGACGAAACACGCAAACATTCCTGGCAATGTTTTGTTGAGAAAGGGCATGGGAGGAGTTCCAAAAACCAGTCTGGCAAGGTGCACCCATGTTATGGTGATTGACAAGTCACGTCTTGTTGAAAAAATAGGAACTTTGCCAGGGCGAAAAATCGAGGAGATCATTCAAGAGATAATCTGGGTTTTGGGCGGCCCCAGAGCGGACAGATAACCGTTCCGGCTAGGGTCACGCCTAAGAAGCCCGTATCGTTAGATGGTCAGGGCAACGTCTCATGATTCGGCGAAAGACACAACCAACAACCAACAACCAACAACTGATAACCGATAACTGATAACCGATAACTGATAACTAATAACTGATAACTGATAACCAACAACCACCAACCGCCTCACCTGTACTGCCGATAGTCGACGCCGTACTTCCTGGCCTTGTAGCCGAACTTCCTCTGGGTGATCTGCAGCAGGTCGGCTGCTTTGGCCATGTTGCCCCTGGTGTTTTTCAGGGCGTCGATAATCATCTCTCGCTCCACCTCGGCCACTGCCTCTTCGAGGCCCCGACTCGGCAGGGTGTCTGACTTTTCACCCGTCTGCAGGGTGGGGGGCAGATGATAGCTTCTGATCACGCCGCCTTCGCAGAGGAGCACGGCCCGTTCGATGCAATTCTCCAGTTCTCTCACGTTGCCGGGCCAGTGATACTGCATGAGCATGTCGATTGCCGGCGTGGAGAATCTCCTGATATCCTTGTGGTTCTCTTCGGCATACTTTTCCAGGAAATGGTCGGCCAGCAGGAGGATGTCGGTCTTTCGCGCCCGCAGCGGCGGCAGGTAGATGGGAAAGACGTTCAGACGATAGTAGAGGTCTCCTCTGAAAGATCCCTCTGCCACAGCCTCCTCGAGATTCCTGTTGGTGGCAGCAATGACGCGCACATCGGTCTTGATGGTCCGGGTTCCCCCCACCCTTTCGAACTCTTTCTCCTGGAGCACGCGCAGCAGGTTCACCTGCAGGTCCGTGCTCAGCGAGCCGATCTCGTCAAGAAAGATGGTGCCCTTGTTGGCCAGTTCGAATTTTCCCCGTTTTTGTCTGATGGCGCCGGTGAAGGCGCCTCTTTCATGGCCGAAGAGCTCGCTTTCTATAAGGGTTGACGGCAGGGCAGCGCAGTTGACCTTGATAAAGGGCTGTTTGGCCCTCTTGCTGTTGTAGTGGATGGCGTTGGCTACCAGCTCCTTGCCTGTGCCGCTCTCACCGCGGAGAAGCACAGTGGCATTGCTGCGGCACACCTGCGAGATCATCTGGAAGACTTCCCGCATCTTGTTGCTGTTGCCCACAATATTGGTGATGC is from Deltaproteobacteria bacterium and encodes:
- the nifA gene encoding nif-specific transcriptional activator NifA, producing MKKIEKITALYEIAEALNATMDLRKSLYAVLHILSQSMGMTRGTITILNRLRDEIRIEVAHGLSRKAIQRGRYKPGEGITGRVIQQGKAIVVPKISEEPLFLNRTASRRAPDQELSFICVPIKKGQQVVGALSVDLPYNASFDLKAGQRLLSVVSTMLAQRVINLETLQMEKEALREENQRLHQLLADKHSITNIVGNSNKMREVFQMISQVCRSNATVLLRGESGTGKELVANAIHYNSKRAKQPFIKVNCAALPSTLIESELFGHERGAFTGAIRQKRGKFELANKGTIFLDEIGSLSTDLQVNLLRVLQEKEFERVGGTRTIKTDVRVIAATNRNLEEAVAEGSFRGDLYYRLNVFPIYLPPLRARKTDILLLADHFLEKYAEENHKDIRRFSTPAIDMLMQYHWPGNVRELENCIERAVLLCEGGVIRSYHLPPTLQTGEKSDTLPSRGLEEAVAEVEREMIIDALKNTRGNMAKAADLLQITQRKFGYKARKYGVDYRQYR
- a CDS encoding type II toxin-antitoxin system PemK/MazF family toxin, which gives rise to MVISQGDIWWASLSLPQGSEPGLSRPVVVVQRNAINRSKFQTILAVPLTRQTKHANIPGNVLLRKGMGGVPKTSLARCTHVMVIDKSRLVEKIGTLPGRKIEEIIQEIIWVLGGPRADR